Proteins encoded together in one Fibrobacter sp. window:
- a CDS encoding TolC family protein, whose protein sequence is MHRSKFAGIRAEKIFFLLLTATICLHARVFTLDKLLEEVLKNSRELRTIELEIENADEEVQITMSGAIPQVSASLNLSHSNSYYPLSSADHNNISSSLQNALLDTATGILSYDQFDYATTLMSKSLLFLSDVMKTPSNSVAASITVNQPLYAQGKVFYGVKIAKAHQRTLLCKHFQEKMRIKADVTILFYNALLAQKNVEIAYEGITLAEGTHNLAVVTHSVGNASELDTLNSRLHLESARIELKKAQSDQRIAYETLITKTGIAESPSTFSVEGEFPPPIFELTLEEVVDKVRKNNPNLEQLRGLAEIQNLQIEMVKGDYFPVVFAGASVARIGQFDNLRDFSSTYWGNDSKIFLGLNWNIFTGLSRNHKFRQAKNNMLMFQLSEQQTLENLDLQTRRAYEQVIISREYLGVAESVISLAEKSYSIARKAYEIGSKTLLEYQDAEFRLNKAKTEMNSALFKFHTAVINLKFLMSEL, encoded by the coding sequence GTGCATAGATCAAAATTTGCCGGCATCAGAGCCGAAAAGATCTTTTTCCTTCTCTTAACCGCGACAATCTGCCTGCATGCCCGTGTCTTTACCCTTGATAAGCTTCTGGAAGAGGTGTTGAAAAACTCCCGGGAGCTCAGAACAATTGAGCTTGAAATTGAAAATGCCGATGAGGAAGTGCAGATAACGATGAGTGGGGCGATACCACAGGTTTCAGCATCGTTAAACCTGAGCCACTCCAACTCCTATTACCCCTTATCCTCTGCTGACCACAATAACATCAGCTCATCACTGCAAAATGCTCTCCTTGATACCGCCACAGGGATTCTCTCTTATGATCAGTTCGATTATGCAACCACACTGATGTCAAAGTCATTACTGTTCTTAAGCGATGTAATGAAGACCCCTTCCAATTCTGTCGCTGCTTCCATAACCGTTAATCAACCACTTTATGCCCAGGGAAAAGTATTCTATGGGGTTAAGATCGCAAAAGCACACCAGAGAACTCTTTTGTGCAAACACTTCCAGGAGAAAATGAGAATTAAAGCAGATGTGACGATCCTTTTCTACAATGCTTTACTGGCACAGAAAAATGTCGAAATTGCCTATGAAGGGATTACTCTGGCAGAAGGAACTCACAATCTGGCTGTAGTTACTCACTCTGTTGGAAATGCCAGTGAACTGGACACCCTCAACTCCAGGCTGCACCTCGAGAGCGCAAGGATAGAATTGAAGAAGGCTCAAAGTGACCAACGAATCGCCTACGAAACCCTTATCACTAAAACCGGTATCGCCGAATCGCCATCGACATTTTCTGTTGAAGGTGAATTCCCCCCTCCGATCTTTGAATTGACTCTCGAAGAGGTGGTTGATAAAGTCAGGAAAAATAACCCCAATCTGGAACAGTTGAGAGGCTTAGCTGAAATTCAAAACCTGCAGATCGAAATGGTTAAAGGAGATTATTTTCCTGTTGTCTTCGCAGGAGCTTCTGTCGCAAGAATCGGACAGTTCGATAACCTCAGGGATTTTTCAAGTACCTACTGGGGCAATGACAGTAAAATATTTCTAGGCCTGAACTGGAACATCTTTACCGGCCTCTCAAGGAATCACAAATTTCGGCAAGCAAAAAACAATATGCTGATGTTCCAATTGTCTGAACAGCAGACACTGGAAAACCTGGATCTCCAAACCCGCAGAGCTTACGAACAGGTGATTATCAGCCGGGAATATCTCGGGGTTGCAGAAAGTGTAATCTCTTTAGCTGAGAAAAGCTATTCTATCGCCAGGAAAGCTTACGAAATTGGAAGCAAAACTCTTCTGGAATATCAGGATGCCGAGTTTAGACTTAATAAGGCGAAAACCGAAATGAACAGCGCTCTTTTTAAGTTTCATACTGCAGTGATTAATCTCAAGTTTCTCATGTCAGAGCTCTGA
- a CDS encoding UTP--glucose-1-phosphate uridylyltransferase, producing MELFLAKMKGNNLPSAAINQFIHFYSQLQTGKTGFICEQEIESIDTSDIAEYNTLEKYQKSGWDFLRQTVVIKLNGGLGTTMGLQGPKSLITVKNGLSFLDITANQILNLSKQAGFSIPLILMNSFKTEYDTCNALERYPDLKSSLPQSFIQHMFPKILKSSLAPAQYPSDPKLEWNPPGHGDIISSLSTSGVLEKLLESGYKYAFVSNIDNLGSTMDFIILGYFAQKGYSFLMEVTDRTWMDRKGGHLARYKNGNLVLREEAQCPPEEIKHFRDINRYSYFNTNNLWINLPALNELLQRNNNVLELPMIRNEKKLNPVDPNSPDVYQLESAMGTAISVFDKASAIRVPRSRFVPVKNCEELLLLWSDYYTLTDDYKIVCNPDRKNCNASINLDPEHYSRFDQLQLHFPSGAPSLKECDSLDIVGDVRFGKNVKIKGSIKISNSSRNQAIIPENTLIESDLNIREKSLGQNSSCD from the coding sequence ATGGAACTATTCTTAGCAAAGATGAAGGGAAACAACCTTCCCAGTGCTGCAATAAATCAGTTTATCCATTTCTATTCCCAACTTCAAACCGGGAAGACAGGTTTTATCTGTGAGCAGGAAATCGAGTCCATAGATACAAGTGATATCGCTGAGTATAATACTCTTGAAAAATACCAAAAATCCGGATGGGATTTTCTCAGGCAGACGGTTGTTATTAAACTCAATGGCGGGCTTGGGACAACGATGGGTCTTCAGGGGCCAAAGTCTCTGATCACGGTGAAAAACGGCCTCTCCTTTCTCGACATAACTGCTAATCAAATTCTTAATCTCAGTAAGCAGGCCGGATTCTCCATACCGCTTATCTTAATGAACAGTTTTAAAACAGAGTACGATACCTGCAATGCGCTGGAAAGGTATCCGGACCTGAAAAGTTCACTGCCGCAGTCCTTTATTCAGCACATGTTTCCTAAGATTTTAAAATCGTCACTTGCTCCGGCACAATATCCCTCAGATCCCAAACTTGAATGGAATCCTCCCGGGCATGGCGATATCATCTCATCGCTTTCCACATCGGGTGTCCTTGAAAAGCTGCTTGAATCAGGTTACAAATACGCATTTGTTTCCAACATCGATAATCTCGGATCCACTATGGATTTTATTATTCTGGGTTACTTTGCACAAAAAGGATACTCGTTTCTCATGGAGGTCACAGATCGGACATGGATGGATCGTAAAGGCGGACATCTGGCCCGATATAAAAACGGCAACCTGGTCCTTCGTGAAGAAGCACAATGCCCACCAGAAGAAATAAAACACTTCCGTGATATAAACCGTTATTCCTACTTCAATACAAACAATCTCTGGATCAATCTACCAGCCCTTAATGAGTTGCTGCAAAGGAACAACAACGTTCTAGAACTTCCAATGATCAGAAATGAAAAGAAACTGAACCCTGTTGATCCCAATTCTCCAGATGTTTACCAGTTGGAGTCAGCGATGGGAACAGCAATTTCAGTGTTCGACAAGGCATCCGCTATCCGGGTACCACGTTCCAGGTTCGTTCCTGTGAAGAACTGCGAGGAACTGCTTCTATTATGGTCTGATTACTACACTCTTACCGATGACTATAAAATCGTATGTAATCCCGACAGGAAAAACTGCAATGCCAGCATCAACCTCGACCCAGAACACTATTCCAGGTTCGATCAGTTACAATTGCATTTTCCTTCAGGGGCTCCCTCTCTTAAGGAATGCGATTCCCTGGATATTGTCGGGGATGTCCGGTTTGGGAAAAACGTAAAAATTAAGGGATCGATCAAAATCTCCAATTCAAGCCGGAATCAGGCGATCATACCCGAAAACACTCTGATCGAAAGCGACCTGAATATTAGGGAAAAGAGCCTGGGGCAAAACTCCTCTTGTGATTAA
- the tssM gene encoding type VI secretion system membrane subunit TssM: protein MRLGLQMLSILLLLLLSSGLVLLASALKLKPMVLLLILGVAFLVICAVWLIIKRRIFFRIFNKKQTRSIFQENSQNILKETREAVKRYTDTVNRKGIFKRSTLYDRPWFLICGGKGSGKSTLLKGSGLSFPMMYPSEKDGLLLEKEERLRWYFANESVWIDSPGGWMQESDSDNWMALASALKKARPQKPADGVVLVVDTNEILAATDQSIKKMASGIRSRIDELLIRWEVEVPVYLLFNKTDLIPGFREFFGGTGKDRIFGATLRLKRNSVAGIEFNNEYKILCKTLSDLRLERLHKEKNASAGRMICRFLIHFESIQKKLGYLTVELFKDSSYGGKPIFRGFYFTSCTAKTKTPAKRTVSSQTIINHPLNPDREFISTETHQTHSDTDNTVDSAFVLPLFREIMVKDKSLVRVTQKGFRRRVFNHYLITGLMFLSCLLIGMFLLKSWRNSQRLFAEIENSISFDLTGKDNITEHYEAIESLRDALDDLTRGSFLKTWPFYRESKRIAADLRRIYFRLAENLIISPAVKYLEYEIKRLTQSYTVSGGRDYNELYTFLKAYLSLSEEIAGRGELIDTAMLRPVLVRAVAATILQTSNSQRLPSGVETLLNNNAYALLYCLKRGELMPVQRNQELVAAARKCLSRIPGADALYSKAAGEIIGELPRITLKDLLGNSGEGLLRSSRSVSIFYTQEGFDQYVDRIIEDVSDNPFKTDWVVNVGEEKVDSDRKNLKAGVLSAYLKDCRNQWLGFLNSVDLETTGDIRHSANILNKLSGEYSEIGLLFSKVAEYAVIDDKKKIGQERPLISEIHGKVKKLKDATAQSPIKLFTSDDSLHFEEHNRYFRRLRSFANSNNGPESGLAGYRNRMAVLAQQLLKIAENGGSSAPDVFNGKEDDPLYNCMRFSERCLGLFPDEMSLSIRKILMRPLWLSSSAVTRTVEEALNVSWKSEVAGPFNNRLKGHYPFAKNGTDVSLDEVREFFHPVSGTFWGFFNRKLSSHVVKTHSGWKEKNGGSIDITLDKNLISSLAAAERIKDFLFRSDGSPRIFSVNFGSSLNNRNRAAFSYGESEHALLPGGKPILFKWPAEKSVALRVEAGSGGHEFVYKGDWCVLKLFGSSRKRESSANILRAGWQFNVQNMYMVFFDARIESSGEIAIFEDCFSGFVCPEMICRK, encoded by the coding sequence ATGAGATTGGGTTTGCAGATGTTAAGTATTCTTTTGTTGTTGCTGCTATCAAGCGGGCTTGTGCTGCTTGCTTCTGCATTGAAATTGAAGCCCATGGTACTTTTGCTTATCTTAGGGGTTGCATTCCTTGTAATATGTGCTGTGTGGTTGATTATAAAGCGCAGGATTTTTTTTCGGATTTTTAATAAAAAACAGACTCGCAGCATTTTCCAGGAGAACAGTCAAAATATTCTGAAAGAAACCAGGGAGGCTGTCAAACGCTACACTGATACAGTCAACAGGAAAGGGATTTTTAAACGAAGCACTCTTTATGACCGGCCCTGGTTTTTAATCTGCGGTGGGAAAGGTTCTGGAAAAAGCACTCTGCTTAAAGGTTCAGGGCTTTCTTTTCCCATGATGTATCCATCTGAAAAGGATGGTTTACTTCTTGAAAAAGAGGAGAGATTGAGGTGGTATTTTGCAAATGAAAGTGTCTGGATCGATTCTCCCGGTGGATGGATGCAGGAGAGTGATTCTGATAACTGGATGGCTCTGGCTTCAGCATTGAAAAAAGCACGGCCCCAAAAACCTGCAGACGGTGTGGTACTGGTTGTGGATACCAATGAGATTCTTGCGGCTACTGATCAATCAATCAAAAAAATGGCCTCAGGAATAAGGAGCCGCATTGATGAACTCCTGATTCGGTGGGAGGTGGAAGTTCCGGTTTACCTGCTGTTCAATAAAACAGACTTGATCCCGGGATTCCGCGAGTTTTTCGGGGGAACAGGAAAGGATCGTATTTTCGGGGCTACTCTGAGATTAAAAAGAAACAGTGTTGCAGGTATTGAGTTTAACAACGAGTACAAAATTCTTTGCAAAACATTATCAGACCTGCGTCTTGAGAGACTACACAAAGAGAAAAACGCCTCCGCAGGTAGAATGATCTGCAGATTCCTGATTCATTTCGAAAGCATTCAGAAAAAACTGGGATATCTGACAGTTGAGTTATTCAAAGATTCCAGTTATGGCGGAAAACCCATTTTCCGGGGGTTTTATTTTACAAGCTGTACAGCTAAAACAAAAACACCTGCTAAGAGGACTGTCAGCAGTCAGACAATTATTAATCATCCATTGAATCCTGATCGGGAATTTATTTCAACTGAAACACATCAAACCCATTCTGATACTGACAACACTGTTGATTCTGCTTTTGTTCTCCCATTGTTTCGTGAAATAATGGTAAAGGATAAATCGCTGGTCAGGGTAACTCAAAAAGGGTTTCGGCGCAGAGTATTTAATCATTACCTGATTACAGGATTGATGTTCCTGAGTTGTCTACTGATTGGAATGTTTCTTCTGAAATCATGGCGAAATTCACAAAGATTGTTTGCAGAGATCGAAAACTCAATAAGCTTTGACTTGACCGGAAAGGATAATATCACTGAGCACTATGAGGCAATTGAATCATTGAGGGATGCTCTTGATGATCTGACAAGGGGATCGTTTCTTAAAACCTGGCCGTTTTACCGGGAGAGTAAGAGAATCGCTGCTGATCTCAGGAGAATTTACTTCAGGCTCGCAGAAAATCTCATTATTTCGCCGGCTGTAAAATACCTGGAATATGAAATAAAAAGGCTCACTCAGTCTTATACTGTTTCGGGCGGAAGAGATTATAATGAACTGTATACTTTTTTGAAAGCGTATCTCAGTCTTTCTGAAGAGATTGCGGGCAGGGGAGAACTGATTGATACTGCGATGCTAAGGCCGGTCTTGGTAAGGGCTGTTGCTGCGACTATTCTTCAGACATCAAATTCACAGAGATTACCATCAGGCGTTGAAACTCTGTTAAATAATAATGCCTATGCACTGCTTTACTGTTTGAAAAGAGGGGAATTGATGCCCGTACAGAGGAATCAGGAACTTGTTGCCGCTGCGCGGAAATGTCTCTCGAGAATCCCTGGTGCCGATGCACTTTACAGTAAGGCAGCAGGGGAGATTATCGGTGAATTGCCGAGGATAACCCTCAAGGATCTATTAGGGAACTCAGGAGAGGGACTGCTGCGTTCTTCCCGTTCTGTCAGTATCTTCTATACACAGGAAGGTTTTGACCAGTATGTCGATAGGATCATCGAAGATGTTTCTGATAACCCTTTCAAGACTGACTGGGTTGTAAATGTTGGTGAAGAAAAAGTGGATTCCGACAGGAAGAATCTTAAGGCGGGGGTTCTTTCTGCATACCTGAAGGATTGCAGGAATCAATGGCTCGGTTTTCTTAACAGTGTAGATCTGGAGACAACTGGTGACATCAGACATTCTGCGAATATTTTAAATAAACTCTCAGGGGAGTACTCTGAAATCGGTTTACTTTTCTCAAAAGTCGCCGAATATGCGGTAATCGATGATAAAAAGAAGATTGGGCAGGAGAGGCCTCTGATTTCGGAAATACATGGAAAGGTGAAAAAGCTGAAGGATGCAACTGCTCAGAGCCCGATAAAGCTGTTCACTTCTGATGATTCCCTGCATTTTGAGGAGCATAACCGCTATTTTAGAAGATTAAGATCCTTTGCAAATTCGAACAATGGCCCGGAAAGTGGTCTGGCAGGATACAGGAACCGGATGGCAGTTCTGGCTCAACAACTTTTAAAAATAGCAGAAAATGGAGGAAGCAGTGCCCCCGACGTTTTTAATGGTAAAGAGGATGATCCCTTGTACAACTGCATGAGATTCTCTGAGAGATGTCTTGGTTTGTTTCCTGATGAGATGTCGCTGTCGATCAGAAAAATATTGATGCGTCCCCTGTGGTTATCCTCAAGCGCCGTTACCCGGACAGTAGAAGAGGCATTGAATGTTTCATGGAAATCAGAAGTCGCCGGACCATTCAATAACAGGTTGAAAGGCCACTATCCATTCGCAAAGAATGGAACCGATGTCTCTCTTGATGAGGTAAGGGAGTTTTTCCACCCTGTCAGTGGTACTTTCTGGGGCTTCTTCAATAGAAAACTCTCCAGTCACGTAGTTAAAACTCATTCCGGGTGGAAGGAGAAAAACGGGGGCAGTATTGATATCACACTTGACAAAAACCTGATTTCTTCACTTGCCGCTGCGGAAAGAATCAAAGATTTCCTGTTCAGATCTGATGGTTCTCCAAGAATATTCAGTGTAAATTTCGGATCCTCTCTGAATAACAGGAACAGAGCGGCTTTTTCCTATGGAGAGTCAGAACACGCTCTGTTGCCAGGAGGAAAACCGATCCTGTTCAAGTGGCCGGCTGAAAAGAGTGTTGCTTTGAGAGTGGAGGCAGGAAGCGGCGGTCATGAATTTGTATATAAGGGTGACTGGTGCGTTTTAAAACTATTTGGTTCCTCCAGAAAACGGGAATCCAGTGCGAACATCCTGAGAGCCGGATGGCAGTTTAATGTGCAGAACATGTACATGGTATTCTTTGATGCCAGAATTGAATCTTCGGGCGAGATTGCTATCTTTGAAGATTGTTTCAGCGGTTTTGTCTGTCCTGAAATGATATGCAGGAAGTGA
- a CDS encoding DotU family type IV/VI secretion system protein, translating into MIPSFTETIASQTSNLDLTTMSSSRSSLSSLCTDLLLIAIRMKEAEDLGEPSALRKLINHYLELFRKNCELSGTGPEKIHDTQYALVALLDETVLSSPGACRDYWITRPLQLDIFGDNIAGEEFYRKLKKLLLNPEKNLEVLEVYYLCLSLGFEGKYRICDTAERIELIQNLGQKIRSMRMNSSCGLSPHGMVTGIETFSKTEFPLFPLWVSALILVSTLSLFCAVIYMSIHEQMKSLIETLGKMVN; encoded by the coding sequence ATGATACCATCATTTACTGAAACAATCGCTTCTCAGACATCGAATCTGGACCTGACAACAATGAGCAGTTCCCGAAGTTCATTGTCGTCACTTTGCACCGATCTGCTCCTCATCGCAATAAGGATGAAGGAGGCTGAGGATCTTGGTGAGCCTTCTGCCCTTAGGAAACTGATAAATCACTATCTTGAACTTTTCAGGAAAAACTGTGAGTTGTCGGGAACCGGTCCGGAGAAGATCCATGATACTCAATATGCACTGGTTGCTCTTCTCGATGAAACTGTGCTCAGTTCTCCTGGTGCCTGCCGGGACTACTGGATCACAAGGCCTCTTCAGCTCGACATTTTCGGAGACAATATAGCAGGTGAGGAGTTTTACCGCAAACTCAAGAAACTGCTCCTCAATCCGGAAAAAAACTTAGAAGTACTTGAAGTGTATTATCTCTGTCTTTCTCTTGGTTTTGAAGGGAAGTACAGAATCTGCGATACAGCGGAAAGAATCGAATTGATTCAGAATCTCGGACAGAAAATAAGATCCATGAGGATGAACAGCTCTTGCGGACTCTCTCCTCATGGCATGGTAACAGGGATCGAAACGTTTTCCAAAACTGAATTTCCACTTTTTCCTCTATGGGTATCGGCGCTTATTCTGGTTTCGACGCTCTCTCTGTTCTGTGCAGTGATTTATATGTCCATCCATGAACAAATGAAATCCCTGATTGAAACACTGGGGAAAATGGTGAACTAG
- the tssK gene encoding type VI secretion system baseplate subunit TssK, giving the protein MFQNNKVIWKEGIFLQPQHFQLLERFLLGTLNARIVSENPCFYGLTEIALDEDALSNGTLVLRKCSGILPDGTCFSIPRDHSAPPSKTLSDLFSHQKQHLDFYLGVALVKEGKCSVGYEQSDTPSRFRSFIEKVPDEVTGGDPKEIELGNLNFRLFLEGEPLDDFSYVIAGRIKRNADGKYVLQEDRIPPLLRIDGSRFLMNNLRSLLELLYAKSSEISEKRSQLKGGMAKFSSSDESLYRLLELINSYTPLLDHYYSAASVHPFELFKLLTMFSGGMSVFSSEISLKSFPRYDHQQIWASLGSLIEIIKKVIDTDLSAGCIRIPFEQAEPSIYVCKVKNERLFSEARFFLGVSAGDIPEKELIVGSLQRIKMSSRDRLELLISSALPGLPLLHVANPPESLPKKQGFVYFCLDQQDRIWDGMRSSGTIAFYFPHSYPELNVELIALRE; this is encoded by the coding sequence ATGTTTCAGAACAATAAGGTTATCTGGAAAGAGGGGATCTTCTTACAGCCTCAGCATTTTCAGCTTTTAGAGAGATTCCTTTTAGGAACACTGAATGCCAGGATTGTTTCAGAAAACCCCTGTTTTTACGGTCTTACAGAGATAGCTCTTGATGAGGATGCATTATCAAACGGGACACTGGTTCTGAGGAAGTGCTCAGGAATTCTTCCTGACGGAACTTGTTTCTCGATTCCTCGCGATCACTCTGCACCACCCTCAAAGACACTCTCGGATCTTTTCAGCCATCAAAAGCAACACCTTGATTTTTACCTGGGTGTCGCTCTTGTTAAAGAGGGAAAATGCAGTGTGGGGTATGAGCAGAGCGATACCCCTTCAAGGTTCCGCTCCTTCATTGAAAAGGTACCCGATGAGGTCACTGGTGGTGATCCAAAGGAGATAGAACTGGGGAATCTTAACTTCAGGCTGTTTCTTGAGGGGGAACCACTCGATGACTTTTCGTATGTCATAGCCGGAAGAATTAAACGCAATGCGGATGGGAAGTATGTGCTGCAGGAGGACCGCATTCCTCCGCTTCTGAGAATAGATGGTTCCAGATTTCTTATGAACAACTTAAGGAGCCTGCTCGAACTTCTGTATGCCAAAAGCTCTGAAATATCCGAAAAGCGGAGCCAGTTGAAAGGCGGGATGGCGAAGTTTTCTTCATCCGATGAGTCTTTATACAGACTCCTTGAGCTCATAAACAGCTATACTCCGCTGCTTGATCATTATTACTCTGCAGCATCTGTTCACCCGTTTGAACTCTTTAAACTTCTCACTATGTTCTCTGGTGGAATGAGTGTGTTTTCCTCAGAGATAAGCCTAAAGAGTTTCCCAAGGTACGACCACCAGCAGATCTGGGCATCGCTGGGATCTCTTATAGAGATAATTAAGAAAGTGATTGATACGGATCTTTCAGCTGGATGTATAAGGATTCCCTTTGAACAGGCCGAACCATCAATTTACGTGTGCAAGGTAAAAAATGAGCGGCTGTTCTCAGAAGCACGGTTTTTTCTTGGTGTATCTGCAGGGGATATACCGGAAAAGGAGCTTATTGTAGGGTCATTACAGAGAATAAAAATGAGCTCGCGTGACCGCCTCGAACTGCTGATCTCTTCGGCTCTGCCAGGATTACCCCTCCTGCATGTAGCTAATCCTCCTGAAAGTCTGCCTAAAAAACAGGGGTTTGTTTATTTCTGTCTCGATCAGCAGGATCGGATATGGGATGGGATGCGCAGTTCAGGCACAATAGCGTTTTATTTCCCTCATTCGTATCCGGAACTTAATGTTGAGCTGATAGCTTTAAGAGAATAG
- a CDS encoding PEGA domain-containing protein, translated as MGRKTLILRTLVFLVLSTVKFSFCSDAGMLSVITEPESIEVWINNDFLGLSPVIDKKMPEGTYQIKLVDPLQRSSLSEQISITRNTRTIIEKKIDSRFGYLKVSSVPQGAKVFLSTELGTTPLVNEFMNPGKYSLQIQHPDTRYNPLSRSITIKQGDTVSLNESLEREKILNKKALIRLSLGAAAAGGFVWAIIEQGLRQKYTDQYKLTADDKYKADSDVASLCSILGITIGSACLIGLEIVAFF; from the coding sequence ATGGGCCGAAAAACCCTTATTCTGCGCACTCTTGTTTTTCTGGTTTTGTCTACTGTGAAATTCAGTTTCTGCTCTGATGCAGGGATGCTTTCTGTGATAACGGAACCTGAAAGTATCGAGGTCTGGATAAATAATGACTTTCTTGGCCTCTCACCTGTTATCGATAAAAAGATGCCTGAAGGCACTTATCAGATCAAACTTGTGGATCCACTACAGCGGTCAAGCCTTTCTGAGCAGATATCAATTACAAGAAACACTCGTACGATTATAGAAAAAAAGATCGACTCCAGATTCGGTTATCTGAAAGTTTCTTCTGTTCCACAGGGTGCGAAAGTATTTCTCTCAACTGAACTTGGCACTACCCCTTTGGTAAATGAATTCATGAATCCCGGCAAATACTCTCTCCAGATCCAGCATCCTGATACCAGATACAACCCGCTATCCCGAAGTATCACTATTAAGCAGGGGGATACAGTGAGCCTGAATGAATCTCTGGAGCGGGAAAAGATCTTAAATAAAAAAGCTTTGATCCGCCTCTCACTTGGAGCCGCAGCAGCAGGAGGCTTTGTCTGGGCTATTATAGAACAAGGTTTGCGGCAAAAATATACGGACCAGTACAAGTTGACAGCTGATGATAAGTACAAAGCTGATTCCGATGTTGCTTCACTCTGTTCAATTCTTGGTATAACAATCGGATCTGCCTGTCTAATAGGACTTGAAATTGTAGCTTTTTTCTGA